The Chloroflexota bacterium genome includes the window GCCGCCGATTTCGCGCGGGCCCTCCGCGACTGGCCGAGCGAAGAGGAGACGGCTGCCATCGTGGCCCCGCTGCCGGTGGCCCCGCCTCTCGTCGTCCCTCCACCAGTCGTCCCGCCGCCGCTCGAGCCCGAACCCCCGTCTGGGCCGCCCTTCGGACCGCCCTTCGTGCCTCCGCCTGCCTTCGGCCCGCCCCCCAGGAAGGGGCAGCCGTGGTGGATCTGGCTGTTGGCCGTCCTGGCGGTACTCATGCTGGGCGCGATGGGCTTCCTGGCCGCTCGCCTGCTGGGAGCCATCGGGCCCGACGCGGAGGCCAGCCCCAGCGCCGAGGTGTTCGCCCTCCCCAACTGGGTCGGGGACCCGATCGTGGCCGTCCGCGCGGAGGCCGACCGCCTGGGCCTCCATCTGGACGAGCGGCCCGAGTCCAGCGAGGACGTGCCCGAGGGCGAGGTCGTATCGACGGATCCCGAGCCGTTCTCCCAGGTCCACGAGGGCGACCGGATCAGGGTCTTCGTGAGCTCCGGCGAGGAGACGGTCGAGGTCCCACTCCTGGCTGGGCAGACGCGGGATGAGGCGAGGGACACCTTGGTCGCCGCTCAGCTGCAGCTTGGTCTCGTCACGCAAGAGCCCTCCGACCAGCCGGAGGGAACGGTGATCCGATCCACCCCCGCGGCGGGCACGACGGTAGAAGCCGGCTCGCAGGTCGACATCGTGCTGTCGGCCGGGCCGACCCCCAGCCCGACGCCACTCCCGACACCTCCGCCCACGCCGGTCCCGACGCCGACACCCCCGCCCCCGATGCCCGAGCCTTCGACCTAGCCCGGGCTGACCGGCCGGCGGTGCTAGGATGGCCGACGCTTCACCGTCCACCGCCAATGAGGTCATGTGCCGATGTCCCCCGTCGCCGTCGACGAGACGACGTTCGAGTCCGAGGTGCTGAACAGCGAGAAGCCGGTCCTGGTTGACTTCTGGGCCCCGTGGTGCGGCCCGTGTCGACTGGTGTCGCCGGTGGTCGAGTCGATCGGTGACTCACACGCCGACAAGATCGGCGTGGCCAAGCTGAACACCGATGAGAACCAGGAGCTGGCGATGCGCTACAGCATCTTTAGCATCCCGACCCTGATCCTGTTCAAGGACGGACGCGAGGCTGCTCGACTGGTCGGCTACATGCCGCAGCCGGTGATCGAAGAGCGCCTGAGGGACTGGCTGTAGGCCAGTCACCCGATGGAGGGACGGCCACCACCCCGCCAGATCGTCATCCGGCCCGAGCGCCGGACCGGTCCCGAACGCCGTCAGGCCGAAACCTCGTCGCCGGGCGACCGCCGCGAGGGCGACGAGCGGCGCACGATGTGCTGGGAGGTCGAGAACTGCGATCTCGCCATCCGCTACCGGTGCCCCGCCTTCATCCTGCGCCGGCCGTGCTGGGAGCTGTGGGCGGTGGAGGGCCTGGGCCCCGCCCGCGCCTGCTGCCACAACGACACCGACTGCGAGCCGGGCCGATGTGCGATCGCCGAGAA containing:
- the trxA gene encoding thioredoxin translates to MSPVAVDETTFESEVLNSEKPVLVDFWAPWCGPCRLVSPVVESIGDSHADKIGVAKLNTDENQELAMRYSIFSIPTLILFKDGREAARLVGYMPQPVIEERLRDWL
- the pknB gene encoding Stk1 family PASTA domain-containing Ser/Thr kinase, with translation MSQAAKGRVIAGRYQLIALVGEGGMATLWRAMDEQLEREVAVKILRPQFGADPGFAARFRNEARIAGSLSHPSIVQVYDFGTDPDGGDQYIVMQLVEGQDLAAVLRERGPLAVNEAVGIGAAVADALDAAHRHGLVHRDIKPGNILITPAGRALVTDFGISRAITDASMTVTGTTIGSVHYFSPEQAAGEEVGPPSDIYALGIVLYEMLSGRRPFQADSAAGVALKRLNEPPPPLSTGIRPIPPRLDAVVMRALERDPARRYASAADFARALRDWPSEEETAAIVAPLPVAPPLVVPPPVVPPPLEPEPPSGPPFGPPFVPPPAFGPPPRKGQPWWIWLLAVLAVLMLGAMGFLAARLLGAIGPDAEASPSAEVFALPNWVGDPIVAVRAEADRLGLHLDERPESSEDVPEGEVVSTDPEPFSQVHEGDRIRVFVSSGEETVEVPLLAGQTRDEARDTLVAAQLQLGLVTQEPSDQPEGTVIRSTPAAGTTVEAGSQVDIVLSAGPTPSPTPLPTPPPTPVPTPTPPPPMPEPST